From a single Equus asinus isolate D_3611 breed Donkey chromosome 2, EquAss-T2T_v2, whole genome shotgun sequence genomic region:
- the SCART1 gene encoding scavenger receptor cysteine-rich domain-containing protein SCART1 isoform X5, which yields MKAALWALTLGPLLLSLRAVPTGGPGDLRLAYRPSPCDGVVLVQREGKWGHVCNREWTQREASVVCRQLGCGDAVGAPKYVPLPGEMQLPWLHNVSCSGKESSLWECSLGAWTRSECPHEWVVVALCKSGTFREIRLVQGRSPCAGLPEIRNVNGVDRLCGLHQEEATVFCQELRCGPALQASRQGLGVVGKYMTCRGTEKTIRDCRLNNNLRRGCDFQQDAEVVCSGHTEARLVGGEHPCAGRLEVRRGLAWGAVCDSDLDQATAHVVCRELQCGVAVSMPRGTHFGRGSGLIWTEAFHCVGNESLLFHCPRGPGHQCGHDQDAGLRCSEFRLVNGSSSCEGRLELQVQGAWKPLCAAHWDLADATVLCHQLNCGNAVATPQGGHFGVGDAPIWPDVFHCTGTEPYLWNCPVSTLGAPACALGNAAAVVCSGLPDALRLRDGQSRCDGRVEISLDGVWGRVLDDGWDLHGAAVVCRQLGCGGAERAYDAPAPRRGAVPVRLSRARCLGTESRLTQCNVSAALLVSTGTSRDAGVLCSGSRRVRLAAGPGRCAGRVEVLHGGAWGTVCDDGWDLRDAHVVCRQLGCGAALSAPGAAHFGAGAGRIWMDELGCGGQESALWQCPSEGWGRHDCGHKEDAGVFCSESVALRLRGGTHHCAGWLDVFYNGTWGAVCSNTLKDTSMSIICKQLGCGEQGWLENRPVHAAGLGVSWVDNIECRRLRNSTLWQCPSAPWNPRSCARGEEVWITCAGSSEQTPQDSTETLNCLSTHSCPEEGALRVRGGEDGCSGRVELWHAGSWGTVCDDSWDLADAEVVCRQLGCGRALSALAGAAFGPGSGPVWLDEVQCRGSEASLRSCPAEPWGRGDCAHKEDAGVRCSRSRMSGSLPSEGVYEDIAAIPVEEKDNSPVGSQDLMLEEEYDDAQELEQDPEDEGAEEGAPLSSVGLFTAWAPKFGLGRKTRVAGAPGRDDPELRMGDISETRGWERTQVHGGFHFPRKMLLNSL from the exons ATGAAGGCCGCTCTCTGGGCCTTGACACTCGGGCCCCTTCTCCTGTCTCTCAGGGCAGTCCCCACTG GTGGACCCGGCGACCTGAGGCTGGCGTACAGACCCAGCCCGTGTGACGGAGTGGTGCTGGTCCAACGCGAGGGGAAGTGGGGACACGTGTGCAACCGGGAGTGGACGCAGAGGGAGGCGTCTGTGGTCTGCAGGCAGCTGGGCTGCGGAGATGCAGTGGGGGCCCCCAAGTACGTCCCACTGCCTGGGGAGATGCAGCTGCCCTGGCTCCACAACGTGTCCTGCAGCGGAAAGGAGTCCTCCCTGTGGGAGTGCAGCCTCGGGGCATGGACGCGGAGCGAGTGCCCCCACGAGTGGGTGGTGGTGGCTCTGTGCAAGA GCGGCACTTTTCGGGAGATCCGGCTGGTGCAGGGCCGCAGCCCCTGCGCGGGGCTCCCCGAGATCAGGAACGTGAACGGGGTGGATCGCCTCTGTGGCCTGCACCAGGAGGAGGCCACGGTGTTCTGCCAAGAGCTGAGGTGCGGCCCCGCGCTCCAGGCCTCCCGCCAGGGTTTGGGCGTCGTCGGGAAGTATATGACCTGCCGGGGCACCGAGAAGACCATCCGGGACTGCAGGCTCAACAACAACCTTCGCAGAGGCTGCGACTTCCAGCAGGACGCAGAGGTGGTCTGCTCAG GACACACTGAGGCCCGGCTGGTGGGCGGCGAGCACCCCTGTGCTGGGCGCCTGGAGGTGAGGCGTGGCCTGGCCTGGGGTGCCGTCTGTGACTCTGACCTGGACCAGGCTACGGCCCACGTGGTGTGCCGAGAGCTGCAGTGTGGTGtggccgtgtccatgcccaggggCACCCACTTCGGCCGTGGCTCTGGGCTCATATGGACGGAGGCCTTCCACTGTGTAGGCAACGAGTCCCTGCTGTTCCACTGCCCTCGGGGGCCCGGGCACCAGTGTGGGCACGACCAAGACGCCGGGCTGAGGTGCTCAG AGTTCCGGCTGGTCAACGGCAGCAGCAGCTGTGAGGGGCGCTTGGAGCTCCAGGTTCAGGGGGCCTGGAAGCCCCTCTGTGCCGCCCACTGGGACTTAGCAGATGCCACCGTCCTCTGTCACCAGCTCAACTGTGGCAACGCGGTGGCCACTCCCCAAGGAGGCCATTTTGGGGTCGGAGATGCTCCCATCTGGCCCGACGTGTTTCACTGCACGGGGACAGAGCCCTACTTGTGGAATTGCCCAGTTAGCACTCTGGGGGCCCCAGCCTGTGCCCTGGGAAACGCAGCTGCCGTGGTCTGCTCAG gtCTCCCTGACGCCCTGCGACTAAGAGACGGGCAGAGCCGCTGTGATGGCCGCGTGGAGATATCCCTGGACGGGGTGTGGGGCCGCGTCCTGGACGACGGGTGGGATCTGCACGGCGCGGCCGTCGTGTGCCGGCAGCTGGGGTGCGGAGGCGCCGAGCGAGCCTACGACGCGCCTGCACCCCGGCGCGGGGCCGTCCCGGTGCGGCTGAGCCGTGCGCGCTGTCTGGGCACCGAGAGCCGCCTGACCCAGTGCAACGTGTCCGCGGCCCTGCTGGTGTCCACGGGGACCTCGAGGGACGCGGGCGTCCTGTGCTCCG GGAGCCGCCGGGTGCGGCTAGCCGCGGGCCCGGGCCGCTGTGCAGGGCGTGTGGAGGTGCTCCACGGCGGCGCGTGGGGCACCGTGTGCGACGACGGCTGGGACCTGCGGGACGCCCACGTGGTCTGCCGGCAGCTGGGCTGCGGCGCCGCCCTCAGCGCCCCAGGAGCCGCGCACTTCGGGGCTGGGGCCGGGCGCATCTGGATGGACGAGCTGGGCTGCGGGGGCCAGGAGTCTGCGCTGTGGCAGTGCCCGTCGGAGGGCTGGGGCCGGCACGACTGTGGACACAAGGAGGACGCCGGCGTCTTCTGCTCAG AATCGGTGGCCCTGAGGCTGCGAGGCGGCACCCACCACTGCGCTGGGTGGCTGGACGTGTTCTACAATGGGACATGGGGTGCTGTGTGCAGTAACACCCTGAAGGACACCTCCATGTCCATCATCTGCAAGCAGCTGGGctgtggggagcagggctggctggAGAACAGGCCCGTCCACGCTGCAGGCTTGGGCGTCTCCTGGGTGGACAACATTGAGTGCCGCAGGCTGCGAAACTccacgctgtggcagtgccccTCAGCCCCGTGGAACCCACGCTCCTGTGCCCGCGGAGAGGAGGTCTGGATCACCTGTGCAG GATCATCAGAGCAAACGCCCCAGGATTCCACGGAGACTCTCAACTGCTTATCCACCCACAGCTGCCCAG AGGAGGGCGCGCTGCGCGTGCGCGGGGGAGAGGACGGCTGCTCCGGTCGCGTGGAGCTCTGGCACGCCGGCTCCTGGGGCACCGTGTGCGACGATTCCTGGGACCTGGCGGACGCGGAGGTCGTGTGCCGCCAGCTGGGCTGTGGGCGGGCCCTGAGCGCCCTGGCGGGGGCCGCCTTCGGGCCGGGCTCGGGGCCCGTGTGGCTGGACGAGGTGCAGTGCCGGGGCAGCGAGGCGTCCCTGCGGAGCTGCCCCGCGGAGCCGTGGGGACGTGGAGACTGCGCGCACAAAGAGGACGCGGGCGTGCGCTGCTCCC GTTCCAGAATGTCGGGGAGTCTGCCCTCAGAAGGTGTCTATGAGGACATCGCAGCCATCCCTGTGGAGGAGAAAGACAACAGCCCAGTGGGGTCTCAGGACCTGATGCTGGAGGAGGAGTACGACGATgcccaggagctggagcaggaCCCCGAGGAcgagggagcagaggagggggcGCCCCTGAGCTCC GTGGGGCTCTTCACAGCCTGGGCCCCGAAGTTCGGGCTGGGACGGAAGACCAGGGTGGCCGGTGCCCCAGGACGTGATGACCCTGAGCTGAGAATGGGGGACATCAGCGAGACCAGAGGGTGGGAGAGAACCCAGGTGCATGGGGGCTTTCATTTTCCTCGTAAGATGCTATTAAACTCACTTTGA
- the SCART1 gene encoding scavenger receptor cysteine-rich domain-containing protein SCART1 isoform X3, translating into MKAALWALTLGPLLLSLRAVPTGGPGDLRLAYRPSPCDGVVLVQREGKWGHVCNREWTQREASVVCRQLGCGDAVGAPKYVPLPGEMQLPWLHNVSCSGKESSLWECSLGAWTRSECPHEWVVVALCKSGTFREIRLVQGRSPCAGLPEIRNVNGVDRLCGLHQEEATVFCQELRCGPALQASRQGLGVVGKYMTCRGTEKTIRDCRLNNNLRRGCDFQQDAEVVCSGHTEARLVGGEHPCAGRLEVRRGLAWGAVCDSDLDQATAHVVCRELQCGVAVSMPRGTHFGRGSGLIWTEAFHCVGNESLLFHCPRGPGHQCGHDQDAGLRCSEFRLVNGSSSCEGRLELQVQGAWKPLCAAHWDLADATVLCHQLNCGNAVATPQGGHFGVGDAPIWPDVFHCTGTEPYLWNCPVSTLGAPACALGNAAAVVCSGLPDALRLRDGQSRCDGRVEISLDGVWGRVLDDGWDLHGAAVVCRQLGCGGAERAYDAPAPRRGAVPVRLSRARCLGTESRLTQCNVSAALLVSTGTSRDAGVLCSGSRRVRLAAGPGRCAGRVEVLHGGAWGTVCDDGWDLRDAHVVCRQLGCGAALSAPGAAHFGAGAGRIWMDELGCGGQESALWQCPSEGWGRHDCGHKEDAGVFCSESVALRLRGGTHHCAGWLDVFYNGTWGAVCSNTLKDTSMSIICKQLGCGEQGWLENRPVHAAGLGVSWVDNIECRRLRNSTLWQCPSAPWNPRSCARGEEVWITCAGSSEQTPQDSTETLNCLSTHSCPEEGALRVRGGEDGCSGRVELWHAGSWGTVCDDSWDLADAEVVCRQLGCGRALSALAGAAFGPGSGPVWLDEVQCRGSEASLRSCPAEPWGRGDCAHKEDAGVRCSRDKGTTALPEASGSTLVPLPALKAGSLPVTFCFILGTLLGIVLLVLGTKWCHDRGACRGSRMSGSLPSEGVYEDIAAIPVEEKDNSPVGSQDLMLEEEYDDAQELEQDPEDEGAEEGAPLSSVGGALHSLGPEVRAGTEDQGGRCPRT; encoded by the exons ATGAAGGCCGCTCTCTGGGCCTTGACACTCGGGCCCCTTCTCCTGTCTCTCAGGGCAGTCCCCACTG GTGGACCCGGCGACCTGAGGCTGGCGTACAGACCCAGCCCGTGTGACGGAGTGGTGCTGGTCCAACGCGAGGGGAAGTGGGGACACGTGTGCAACCGGGAGTGGACGCAGAGGGAGGCGTCTGTGGTCTGCAGGCAGCTGGGCTGCGGAGATGCAGTGGGGGCCCCCAAGTACGTCCCACTGCCTGGGGAGATGCAGCTGCCCTGGCTCCACAACGTGTCCTGCAGCGGAAAGGAGTCCTCCCTGTGGGAGTGCAGCCTCGGGGCATGGACGCGGAGCGAGTGCCCCCACGAGTGGGTGGTGGTGGCTCTGTGCAAGA GCGGCACTTTTCGGGAGATCCGGCTGGTGCAGGGCCGCAGCCCCTGCGCGGGGCTCCCCGAGATCAGGAACGTGAACGGGGTGGATCGCCTCTGTGGCCTGCACCAGGAGGAGGCCACGGTGTTCTGCCAAGAGCTGAGGTGCGGCCCCGCGCTCCAGGCCTCCCGCCAGGGTTTGGGCGTCGTCGGGAAGTATATGACCTGCCGGGGCACCGAGAAGACCATCCGGGACTGCAGGCTCAACAACAACCTTCGCAGAGGCTGCGACTTCCAGCAGGACGCAGAGGTGGTCTGCTCAG GACACACTGAGGCCCGGCTGGTGGGCGGCGAGCACCCCTGTGCTGGGCGCCTGGAGGTGAGGCGTGGCCTGGCCTGGGGTGCCGTCTGTGACTCTGACCTGGACCAGGCTACGGCCCACGTGGTGTGCCGAGAGCTGCAGTGTGGTGtggccgtgtccatgcccaggggCACCCACTTCGGCCGTGGCTCTGGGCTCATATGGACGGAGGCCTTCCACTGTGTAGGCAACGAGTCCCTGCTGTTCCACTGCCCTCGGGGGCCCGGGCACCAGTGTGGGCACGACCAAGACGCCGGGCTGAGGTGCTCAG AGTTCCGGCTGGTCAACGGCAGCAGCAGCTGTGAGGGGCGCTTGGAGCTCCAGGTTCAGGGGGCCTGGAAGCCCCTCTGTGCCGCCCACTGGGACTTAGCAGATGCCACCGTCCTCTGTCACCAGCTCAACTGTGGCAACGCGGTGGCCACTCCCCAAGGAGGCCATTTTGGGGTCGGAGATGCTCCCATCTGGCCCGACGTGTTTCACTGCACGGGGACAGAGCCCTACTTGTGGAATTGCCCAGTTAGCACTCTGGGGGCCCCAGCCTGTGCCCTGGGAAACGCAGCTGCCGTGGTCTGCTCAG gtCTCCCTGACGCCCTGCGACTAAGAGACGGGCAGAGCCGCTGTGATGGCCGCGTGGAGATATCCCTGGACGGGGTGTGGGGCCGCGTCCTGGACGACGGGTGGGATCTGCACGGCGCGGCCGTCGTGTGCCGGCAGCTGGGGTGCGGAGGCGCCGAGCGAGCCTACGACGCGCCTGCACCCCGGCGCGGGGCCGTCCCGGTGCGGCTGAGCCGTGCGCGCTGTCTGGGCACCGAGAGCCGCCTGACCCAGTGCAACGTGTCCGCGGCCCTGCTGGTGTCCACGGGGACCTCGAGGGACGCGGGCGTCCTGTGCTCCG GGAGCCGCCGGGTGCGGCTAGCCGCGGGCCCGGGCCGCTGTGCAGGGCGTGTGGAGGTGCTCCACGGCGGCGCGTGGGGCACCGTGTGCGACGACGGCTGGGACCTGCGGGACGCCCACGTGGTCTGCCGGCAGCTGGGCTGCGGCGCCGCCCTCAGCGCCCCAGGAGCCGCGCACTTCGGGGCTGGGGCCGGGCGCATCTGGATGGACGAGCTGGGCTGCGGGGGCCAGGAGTCTGCGCTGTGGCAGTGCCCGTCGGAGGGCTGGGGCCGGCACGACTGTGGACACAAGGAGGACGCCGGCGTCTTCTGCTCAG AATCGGTGGCCCTGAGGCTGCGAGGCGGCACCCACCACTGCGCTGGGTGGCTGGACGTGTTCTACAATGGGACATGGGGTGCTGTGTGCAGTAACACCCTGAAGGACACCTCCATGTCCATCATCTGCAAGCAGCTGGGctgtggggagcagggctggctggAGAACAGGCCCGTCCACGCTGCAGGCTTGGGCGTCTCCTGGGTGGACAACATTGAGTGCCGCAGGCTGCGAAACTccacgctgtggcagtgccccTCAGCCCCGTGGAACCCACGCTCCTGTGCCCGCGGAGAGGAGGTCTGGATCACCTGTGCAG GATCATCAGAGCAAACGCCCCAGGATTCCACGGAGACTCTCAACTGCTTATCCACCCACAGCTGCCCAG AGGAGGGCGCGCTGCGCGTGCGCGGGGGAGAGGACGGCTGCTCCGGTCGCGTGGAGCTCTGGCACGCCGGCTCCTGGGGCACCGTGTGCGACGATTCCTGGGACCTGGCGGACGCGGAGGTCGTGTGCCGCCAGCTGGGCTGTGGGCGGGCCCTGAGCGCCCTGGCGGGGGCCGCCTTCGGGCCGGGCTCGGGGCCCGTGTGGCTGGACGAGGTGCAGTGCCGGGGCAGCGAGGCGTCCCTGCGGAGCTGCCCCGCGGAGCCGTGGGGACGTGGAGACTGCGCGCACAAAGAGGACGCGGGCGTGCGCTGCTCCC GTGACAAGGGGACCACTGCCCTACCGGAGGCATCTG GCTCTACCCTGGTTCCTCTACCTGCCCTCAAGGCTGGGAGCCTGCCCGTGACCTTCTGCTTCATCCTGGGCACCCTCCTGGGCATTGTCTTGCTGGTCCTGGGGACGAAGTGGTGCCACGACAGAGGAGCCTGCAGGG GTTCCAGAATGTCGGGGAGTCTGCCCTCAGAAGGTGTCTATGAGGACATCGCAGCCATCCCTGTGGAGGAGAAAGACAACAGCCCAGTGGGGTCTCAGGACCTGATGCTGGAGGAGGAGTACGACGATgcccaggagctggagcaggaCCCCGAGGAcgagggagcagaggagggggcGCCCCTGAGCTCCGTGG GTGGGGCTCTTCACAGCCTGGGCCCCGAAGTTCGGGCTGGGACGGAAGACCAGGGTGGCCGGTGCCCCAGGACGTGA
- the SCART1 gene encoding scavenger receptor cysteine-rich domain-containing protein SCART1 isoform X8, translated as MKAALWALTLGPLLLSLRAVPTGGPGDLRLAYRPSPCDGVVLVQREGKWGHVCNREWTQREASVVCRQLGCGDAVGAPKYVPLPGEMQLPWLHNVSCSGKESSLWECSLGAWTRSECPHEWVVVALCKSGTFREIRLVQGRSPCAGLPEIRNVNGVDRLCGLHQEEATVFCQELRCGPALQASRQGLGVVGKYMTCRGTEKTIRDCRLNNNLRRGCDFQQDAEVVCSGHTEARLVGGEHPCAGRLEVRRGLAWGAVCDSDLDQATAHVVCRELQCGVAVSMPRGTHFGRGSGLIWTEAFHCVGNESLLFHCPRGPGHQCGHDQDAGLRCSEFRLVNGSSSCEGRLELQVQGAWKPLCAAHWDLADATVLCHQLNCGNAVATPQGGHFGVGDAPIWPDVFHCTGTEPYLWNCPVSTLGAPACALGNAAAVVCSGLPDALRLRDGQSRCDGRVEISLDGVWGRVLDDGWDLHGAAVVCRQLGCGGAERAYDAPAPRRGAVPVRLSRARCLGTESRLTQCNVSAALLVSTGTSRDAGVLCSGSRRVRLAAGPGRCAGRVEVLHGGAWGTVCDDGWDLRDAHVVCRQLGCGAALSAPGAAHFGAGAGRIWMDELGCGGQESALWQCPSEGWGRHDCGHKEDAGVFCSESVALRLRGGTHHCAGWLDVFYNGTWGAVCSNTLKDTSMSIICKQLGCGEQGWLENRPVHAAGLGVSWVDNIECRRLRNSTLWQCPSAPWNPRSCARGEEVWITCAGSSEQTPQDSTETLNCLSTHSCPGTPLSSPFPLPMPALPHSDHSSSSRGGRAARARGRGRLLRSRGALARRLLGHRVRRFLGPGGRGGRVPPAGLWAGPERPGGGRLRAGLGARVAGRGAVPGQRGVPAELPRGAVGTWRLRAQRGRGRALLPLYPGSSTCPQGWEPARDLLLHPGHPPGHCLAGPGDEVVPRQRSLQG; from the exons ATGAAGGCCGCTCTCTGGGCCTTGACACTCGGGCCCCTTCTCCTGTCTCTCAGGGCAGTCCCCACTG GTGGACCCGGCGACCTGAGGCTGGCGTACAGACCCAGCCCGTGTGACGGAGTGGTGCTGGTCCAACGCGAGGGGAAGTGGGGACACGTGTGCAACCGGGAGTGGACGCAGAGGGAGGCGTCTGTGGTCTGCAGGCAGCTGGGCTGCGGAGATGCAGTGGGGGCCCCCAAGTACGTCCCACTGCCTGGGGAGATGCAGCTGCCCTGGCTCCACAACGTGTCCTGCAGCGGAAAGGAGTCCTCCCTGTGGGAGTGCAGCCTCGGGGCATGGACGCGGAGCGAGTGCCCCCACGAGTGGGTGGTGGTGGCTCTGTGCAAGA GCGGCACTTTTCGGGAGATCCGGCTGGTGCAGGGCCGCAGCCCCTGCGCGGGGCTCCCCGAGATCAGGAACGTGAACGGGGTGGATCGCCTCTGTGGCCTGCACCAGGAGGAGGCCACGGTGTTCTGCCAAGAGCTGAGGTGCGGCCCCGCGCTCCAGGCCTCCCGCCAGGGTTTGGGCGTCGTCGGGAAGTATATGACCTGCCGGGGCACCGAGAAGACCATCCGGGACTGCAGGCTCAACAACAACCTTCGCAGAGGCTGCGACTTCCAGCAGGACGCAGAGGTGGTCTGCTCAG GACACACTGAGGCCCGGCTGGTGGGCGGCGAGCACCCCTGTGCTGGGCGCCTGGAGGTGAGGCGTGGCCTGGCCTGGGGTGCCGTCTGTGACTCTGACCTGGACCAGGCTACGGCCCACGTGGTGTGCCGAGAGCTGCAGTGTGGTGtggccgtgtccatgcccaggggCACCCACTTCGGCCGTGGCTCTGGGCTCATATGGACGGAGGCCTTCCACTGTGTAGGCAACGAGTCCCTGCTGTTCCACTGCCCTCGGGGGCCCGGGCACCAGTGTGGGCACGACCAAGACGCCGGGCTGAGGTGCTCAG AGTTCCGGCTGGTCAACGGCAGCAGCAGCTGTGAGGGGCGCTTGGAGCTCCAGGTTCAGGGGGCCTGGAAGCCCCTCTGTGCCGCCCACTGGGACTTAGCAGATGCCACCGTCCTCTGTCACCAGCTCAACTGTGGCAACGCGGTGGCCACTCCCCAAGGAGGCCATTTTGGGGTCGGAGATGCTCCCATCTGGCCCGACGTGTTTCACTGCACGGGGACAGAGCCCTACTTGTGGAATTGCCCAGTTAGCACTCTGGGGGCCCCAGCCTGTGCCCTGGGAAACGCAGCTGCCGTGGTCTGCTCAG gtCTCCCTGACGCCCTGCGACTAAGAGACGGGCAGAGCCGCTGTGATGGCCGCGTGGAGATATCCCTGGACGGGGTGTGGGGCCGCGTCCTGGACGACGGGTGGGATCTGCACGGCGCGGCCGTCGTGTGCCGGCAGCTGGGGTGCGGAGGCGCCGAGCGAGCCTACGACGCGCCTGCACCCCGGCGCGGGGCCGTCCCGGTGCGGCTGAGCCGTGCGCGCTGTCTGGGCACCGAGAGCCGCCTGACCCAGTGCAACGTGTCCGCGGCCCTGCTGGTGTCCACGGGGACCTCGAGGGACGCGGGCGTCCTGTGCTCCG GGAGCCGCCGGGTGCGGCTAGCCGCGGGCCCGGGCCGCTGTGCAGGGCGTGTGGAGGTGCTCCACGGCGGCGCGTGGGGCACCGTGTGCGACGACGGCTGGGACCTGCGGGACGCCCACGTGGTCTGCCGGCAGCTGGGCTGCGGCGCCGCCCTCAGCGCCCCAGGAGCCGCGCACTTCGGGGCTGGGGCCGGGCGCATCTGGATGGACGAGCTGGGCTGCGGGGGCCAGGAGTCTGCGCTGTGGCAGTGCCCGTCGGAGGGCTGGGGCCGGCACGACTGTGGACACAAGGAGGACGCCGGCGTCTTCTGCTCAG AATCGGTGGCCCTGAGGCTGCGAGGCGGCACCCACCACTGCGCTGGGTGGCTGGACGTGTTCTACAATGGGACATGGGGTGCTGTGTGCAGTAACACCCTGAAGGACACCTCCATGTCCATCATCTGCAAGCAGCTGGGctgtggggagcagggctggctggAGAACAGGCCCGTCCACGCTGCAGGCTTGGGCGTCTCCTGGGTGGACAACATTGAGTGCCGCAGGCTGCGAAACTccacgctgtggcagtgccccTCAGCCCCGTGGAACCCACGCTCCTGTGCCCGCGGAGAGGAGGTCTGGATCACCTGTGCAG GATCATCAGAGCAAACGCCCCAGGATTCCACGGAGACTCTCAACTGCTTATCCACCCACAGCTGCCCAGGTACTCCTCTGTCGTCTCCCTTTCCGCTCCCCATGCCGGCCCTGCCCCACAGTGACCACAGCTCCTCCTCCAGAGGAGGGCGCGCTGCGCGTGCGCGGGGGAGAGGACGGCTGCTCCGGTCGCGTGGAGCTCTGGCACGCCGGCTCCTGGGGCACCGTGTGCGACGATTCCTGGGACCTGGCGGACGCGGAGGTCGTGTGCCGCCAGCTGGGCTGTGGGCGGGCCCTGAGCGCCCTGGCGGGGGCCGCCTTCGGGCCGGGCTCGGGGCCCGTGTGGCTGGACGAGGTGCAGTGCCGGGGCAGCGAGGCGTCCCTGCGGAGCTGCCCCGCGGAGCCGTGGGGACGTGGAGACTGCGCGCACAAAGAGGACGCGGGCGTGCGCTGCTCCC GCTCTACCCTGGTTCCTCTACCTGCCCTCAAGGCTGGGAGCCTGCCCGTGACCTTCTGCTTCATCCTGGGCACCCTCCTGGGCATTGTCTTGCTGGTCCTGGGGACGAAGTGGTGCCACGACAGAGGAGCCTGCAGGGGTAG